One Amaranthus tricolor cultivar Red isolate AtriRed21 chromosome 1, ASM2621246v1, whole genome shotgun sequence DNA window includes the following coding sequences:
- the LOC130815515 gene encoding uncharacterized protein LOC130815515, whose amino-acid sequence MGSSNIRDILSCFSPSLDFFAITCGDGRIKIWDTVKGQLQTEFSDIALNDETNLFTKPEKRGHLSIDYTCMKWVSFNKKKKRKLDTSLLVLGTGSGDLLALDVSAGQLKWKSNDCHPGGVTAIAFSSRGSCIYTSGADGMVSEVDPNTGNLLKSFKASTKSVSSMCVSPDGKIIATAASQMKIFNSDHKKIQKFTGHPGAVRCMTLSEDGKYVFSSSGGERYVAVWMVDGSKKQCAICALAMDHPSIYIDCKYLDCSDANEAGFYVLAISEVGVCYFWYGKDIEELQKAKPTKISLLVEESYDNLRGALPYIYAARIQNASEPAAISVFLAHGFLTKPSFEKILVRHGEDLKINISRKGLLLPSSQPHKTKKQVDLQTGATALDRANAEGALCPIPKVLYHERTKQDQSFQSDKSQAISIESRADFDVMACPMENRLKTLGIISDCDREIAKSEKASSLLKDINLEIMVPLKKMRATILSILPSDAFKILNILVDLWLSRSCHGKFVLPWICNILVHHGDQILSQEPENPTIYSLHKLGKSKGSAIQSLLQLCGRVQLVIAQIDKALLLKTHPFLPDNEVVESEDEDEDVDYVFGKEDDDSPSSSEDHDE is encoded by the exons ATGGGTTCCTCCAATATCAGAGATATTTTGAGTTGTTTTAGCCCCTCTCTTGATTTTTTTGCCATCACTTGTGGTGATGGCCGGATTAAG ATATGGGATACAGTGAAAGGGCAGCTTCAGACTGAATTTTCTGATATTGCGTTGAATGATGAGACAAATTTGTTTACTAAGCCGGAAAAAAGAGGTCATCTTTCCATTGATTACACTTGCATGAAGTGGGTGTCCTTTAATAAGAAG AAGAAAAGGAAGCTGGATACATCATTGTTGGTACTAGGAACTGGCAGTGGTGATCTACTGGCATTAGATGTTTCTGCAGGTCAATTAAAGTGGAAAAGCAACGATTGCCATCCAGG GGGAGTTACTGCAATCGCATTTTCTTCACGAGGTTCTTGCATTTATACATCTGGTGCTGATGGAATGGTCTCTGAAGTTGATCCAAATACTGGAAACCTGTTGAAAAGTTTCAAAGCTTCCACTAAATCAGTGTCCAGCATGTGTGTTTCACCAG ATGGAAAAATAATAGCTACTGCAGCTTCTCAAATGAAGATATTTAACTCAGATCATAAAAAGATTCAGAAGTTTACTGGTCATCCT GGTGCTGTACGCTGTATGACTTTGAGTGAAGATGGAAAGTATGTCTTTTCTTCTTCTGGTGGGGAGAGATATGTTGCAGTTTGGATGGTAGATGGAAGCAAGAAGCAGTGTGCTATTTGTGCTCTTGCAATGGATCACCCTTCTATCTATATTGACTGCAAGTACTTGGACTGCAGTGATGCAAATGAAGCTGGGTTTTATGTTTTGGCAATTTCTGAGGTTGGCGTGTGCTACTTTTGGTATGGAAAGGATATTGAGGAATTACAGAAGGCAAAACCGACCAAGATCTCTTTATTAGTTGAGGAATCCTATGACAACCTCAGAGGTGCTTTGCCTTACATATATGCTGCAAGGATCCAAAATGCGTCTGAGCCCGCTGCAATTTCTGTGTTTCTTGCTCATGGATTTTTAACCAAACCGTCATTTGAGAAAATTTTGGTTCGTCATGGGGAAGATCTAAAGATAAACATATCTAGAAAAGGGTTACTTTTGCCATCAAGCCAGCCtcataaaactaaaaaacaaGTGGATCTACAAACTGGAG CAACAGCACTAGATCGTGCCAATGCAGAAGGAGCGTTGTGTCCCATACCGAAGGTCCTTTATCACGAAAGAACAAAGCAAGATCAATCTTTTCAATCTGACAAAAGTCAAGCAATATCAATTGAGTCAAGAG CTGATTTTGATGTCATGGCATGCCCCATGGAGAATCGACTTAAAACTCTAGGTATAATAAGTGATTGCGATAGAGAAATAGCCAAATCAGAGAAAGCTTCCAGCTTGCTAAAGGATATTAACCTTGAAATTATGGTTCCTTTGAAGAAG ATGAGGGCAACAATCTTGTCTATTCTTCCCAGTGACGCATTCAAAATATTAAACATTTTGGTTGATCTGTGGTTGTCAAG ATCTTGCCATGGAAAGTTTGTTCTTCCATGGATTTGTAATATATTGGTACATCATGGTGATCAGATATTATCCCAAGAACCTGAGAATCCTACAATTTATTCTCTACATAAG CTTGGTAAATCTAAGGGTTCAGCGATTCAGTCTTTGTTGCAGTTATGTGGTCGTGTACAGCTTGTGATTGCACAG ATTGATAAGGCTCTCCTGTTGAAAACACATCCCTTTCTACCTGACAATGAAGTTGTTGAAAGTGAAGAcgaagatgaagatgttgaCTATGTTTTTGGGAAAGAAGATGATGATTCCCCTTCTAGTAGTGAAGACCATGACGAGTAA